A stretch of Microbacterium caowuchunii DNA encodes these proteins:
- a CDS encoding glutamate--cysteine ligase has product MTVNFAPSRRSTVGVEWELMLADGATGDLVPRAPEVIESLSEHTAPERFTVTGELLTNTIELTSGVGDTVEAAIDDIADAISAVRTATDPAGIELLCAGSHPFAQWYDQRVTDKTRYHSLIERTQWWGRNMMIWGIHVHIGVEDVTKVFPLIGALSAYLPHLQALSASSPFWAGERTGYASNRSLVFQQLPTAGLPWQLSDWAGYEGYLEDMVRTGVMADATEVRWDIRPAPKWGTIEIRACDGMSTLPELAAVAALTQVLVEDFSRRLDDGEDLAVLQPWFVRENKWRAARYGMDAEVIVDRSGRQEPVAEHLRETIDRLSETADELKCAGEFAGLQSILSQGASYERQLAVASAADGDLRAVVAHLIREFRAGPSRREPLNAL; this is encoded by the coding sequence GTGACGGTCAACTTCGCTCCCTCCCGCCGCTCGACCGTCGGGGTGGAATGGGAACTCATGCTCGCCGACGGCGCCACCGGTGATCTCGTCCCCCGGGCACCCGAGGTGATCGAGTCCCTCTCCGAGCACACCGCACCGGAACGGTTCACCGTCACGGGCGAGCTCCTCACCAACACCATCGAGCTGACCAGCGGCGTCGGCGACACGGTGGAGGCGGCGATCGACGACATCGCCGACGCGATCTCGGCGGTGCGCACGGCCACCGACCCGGCCGGCATCGAGCTGCTCTGCGCAGGAAGCCATCCGTTCGCGCAGTGGTACGACCAGAGGGTGACCGACAAGACCCGGTACCACTCCCTCATCGAGCGCACCCAGTGGTGGGGACGCAACATGATGATCTGGGGCATCCACGTGCACATCGGCGTCGAGGACGTCACGAAGGTGTTCCCCCTCATCGGCGCGCTGTCGGCGTACCTGCCGCACCTGCAGGCACTGTCCGCGTCCAGCCCCTTCTGGGCGGGCGAGCGAACCGGCTACGCGTCGAACCGGTCCCTGGTCTTCCAGCAGCTGCCCACCGCCGGCCTCCCGTGGCAGTTGTCCGACTGGGCGGGATACGAGGGGTACCTCGAGGACATGGTGCGCACCGGCGTGATGGCCGATGCGACCGAGGTGCGCTGGGACATCCGGCCGGCTCCGAAATGGGGGACGATCGAGATACGCGCCTGCGACGGGATGTCGACCCTCCCCGAGCTCGCCGCGGTCGCCGCCCTGACCCAGGTCCTCGTCGAGGACTTCTCCCGGCGACTGGACGACGGCGAGGACCTCGCGGTCCTCCAGCCGTGGTTCGTCCGGGAGAACAAGTGGCGTGCGGCGCGCTACGGGATGGACGCCGAGGTGATCGTCGACCGTTCCGGGCGACAGGAGCCCGTCGCCGAGCACCTCCGCGAGACGATCGATCGGCTCTCCGAGACCGCTGACGAGCTCAAGTGCGCCGGCGAGTTCGCGGGTCTGCAGTCGATCCTGTCCCAGGGTGCCAGCTATGAGCGACAGCTCGCGGTGGCCAGCGCCGCCGACGGGGACCTGCGTGCGGTGGTCGCCCACCTCATCCGCGAGTTCCGCGCCGGTCCCAGCCGCCGGGAGCCCCTGAACGCGCTCTGA
- a CDS encoding ABC transporter substrate-binding protein has protein sequence MHSAPTAHHRRTLPLLAVSLAGLLALAGCAAPAPSAPESGGTLVYATGDAEPTCLDPHVGGNYPQALISTQYLEPLVGRDEDGEITPWLATDWTVSDDGLTWDFTLREDVAFTDGTPLDSAAVKANIEHLQDPDTGSSTGYLAVEKVREVEAVDAGHVRFHLSAPDSALLESLSQQWTAIQSPAGLARGIDENCAAPVGTGPFIVDEWVPQQQITLVRNDAYVAPDGGTEDAGAPHLDEIVWRFIPDAATRWAALRAGEVNVIDNPQPDAIVAAEASEDIAHIDAPRPGSVNRIELNSGQAPFDDERVRTAFLLAADPEPGIRSLYQGTVERSFSPLASTEPLAFSDPEPFGTDVAEAEALLDEAGWTDEDSDGIRLKDGARLTVRFPVSTNQSVAAEQSLFEQIQANAAAVGFDVILTPMDLSAWYAALGANEYEAVSAPYTKVGPDVLRILYHSDGIIPAPSGYFANHAQLSDPELDAVLDAASATSDAEERADLYAQAQRIILDSRTVLPLYDQQNHFLTRGVTGVRTLGTVATPTFVDARLGD, from the coding sequence ATGCACAGCGCCCCCACGGCCCACCACCGTCGCACCCTGCCTCTCCTCGCCGTCTCCCTCGCCGGGCTCCTCGCGCTGGCTGGGTGCGCCGCCCCCGCTCCGAGCGCACCCGAGTCGGGCGGCACCCTCGTCTATGCGACGGGCGACGCGGAGCCCACCTGCCTCGACCCGCATGTGGGCGGCAACTATCCCCAGGCCCTGATCTCGACCCAGTACCTCGAGCCGCTGGTCGGCCGCGACGAGGACGGGGAGATCACGCCCTGGCTCGCCACCGACTGGACCGTCTCGGACGACGGGCTGACATGGGACTTCACCCTGCGCGAGGACGTCGCGTTCACCGACGGCACTCCCCTGGACTCCGCTGCGGTGAAGGCGAACATCGAGCACCTCCAGGACCCGGACACGGGCTCTTCGACGGGCTACCTGGCCGTCGAGAAGGTGCGCGAGGTCGAAGCCGTCGATGCCGGGCACGTCCGCTTCCACCTCTCCGCGCCGGACTCCGCGCTGCTGGAGTCCCTCAGCCAGCAGTGGACCGCCATCCAGTCCCCGGCCGGGCTCGCCCGCGGCATCGACGAAAACTGCGCCGCCCCGGTCGGCACCGGTCCGTTCATCGTCGACGAGTGGGTGCCCCAGCAGCAGATCACCCTGGTCCGCAACGATGCGTACGTCGCCCCGGACGGCGGCACCGAGGATGCCGGAGCGCCCCACCTGGACGAGATCGTCTGGCGCTTCATCCCCGACGCCGCCACCCGCTGGGCGGCGCTGCGCGCGGGAGAGGTCAACGTGATCGACAACCCCCAGCCGGACGCCATCGTCGCCGCGGAGGCATCGGAGGACATCGCCCACATCGACGCCCCCCGCCCCGGCTCGGTCAACCGCATCGAACTCAATTCGGGACAGGCCCCCTTCGACGATGAGCGCGTGCGCACGGCGTTCCTCCTGGCCGCGGACCCGGAGCCGGGCATCCGGTCGCTCTACCAGGGCACCGTGGAGCGCTCCTTCTCACCGCTGGCGAGCACCGAGCCGCTGGCGTTCTCCGATCCCGAGCCGTTCGGCACCGATGTCGCCGAGGCCGAAGCGCTCCTGGACGAGGCCGGATGGACCGACGAGGACAGCGACGGCATCCGCCTCAAGGACGGTGCGCGGCTCACCGTCCGCTTCCCGGTGAGCACCAACCAGTCGGTGGCGGCGGAGCAGTCCCTGTTCGAGCAGATCCAGGCCAACGCCGCTGCCGTGGGCTTCGACGTCATCCTCACCCCCATGGACCTCTCCGCCTGGTATGCGGCACTCGGCGCGAACGAGTACGAGGCGGTCAGCGCTCCGTACACGAAGGTCGGTCCCGACGTCCTGCGCATCCTGTACCACTCGGACGGCATCATCCCGGCGCCGTCCGGGTACTTCGCCAACCACGCGCAGCTGTCCGACCCGGAGCTCGACGCGGTCCTCGATGCGGCATCCGCGACGAGCGATGCCGAGGAGCGGGCGGACCTGTACGCACAGGCCCAGCGGATCATCCTGGACAGCCGCACGGTGCTGCCCCTGTACGACCAGCAGAACCATTTCCTCACCCGGGGCGTGACGGGGGTCCGCACCCTGGGCACGGTCGCGACGCCGACCTTCGTCGACGCCCGCCTCGGCGACTGA
- the ftsY gene encoding signal recognition particle-docking protein FtsY gives MAERSWSLGRALRGMFVKPVIDENTWEDLETALLTADFGPDITERLLEELREKVERYRTTDPRDLQRMLKETLEEHFAAFDTTLRLTERPAVVLVVGVNGVGKTTTIGKFAHFLRRYDRSVVVGAADTFRAAAVDQLATWAERGGAAIVRPQQEGQDPASVAFQTVEYAKNTGTEIVLVDTAGRLHTKGGLMDELGKIKRVIEKQAPISEVLLVLDATTGQNGVMQAQAFLEHAGVTGLVLTKLDGSAKGGFVLAVQERTGIPVKLLGQGEGIGDLTGFTPHVFVDALVS, from the coding sequence ATGGCCGAAAGATCGTGGTCCCTGGGGCGTGCCCTGCGCGGGATGTTCGTCAAACCCGTCATCGATGAGAACACCTGGGAAGACCTCGAGACGGCGCTGCTGACCGCCGACTTCGGCCCGGACATCACGGAGCGCCTCCTCGAGGAGTTGCGCGAGAAGGTGGAGCGGTACCGCACCACGGATCCGCGTGACCTGCAGCGGATGCTGAAGGAGACGCTGGAGGAGCACTTCGCCGCGTTCGACACCACGCTCCGGCTCACGGAGCGTCCGGCCGTCGTGCTGGTCGTGGGCGTCAACGGGGTCGGCAAGACGACCACGATCGGCAAGTTCGCGCACTTCCTCCGTCGCTACGACCGCTCGGTGGTCGTCGGGGCGGCGGACACCTTCCGCGCGGCGGCGGTCGACCAGCTCGCGACGTGGGCGGAACGCGGGGGAGCGGCGATCGTGCGCCCGCAGCAGGAGGGTCAGGACCCGGCATCCGTCGCGTTCCAGACCGTCGAATACGCGAAGAACACCGGCACCGAGATCGTGCTCGTGGATACCGCGGGGCGCCTGCACACCAAGGGCGGCCTCATGGACGAACTCGGCAAGATCAAGCGCGTCATCGAGAAGCAGGCCCCCATCAGCGAGGTCCTGCTCGTCCTCGACGCCACCACGGGTCAGAACGGTGTCATGCAGGCCCAGGCGTTCCTGGAGCACGCCGGGGTGACCGGGCTCGTGCTGACGAAGCTGGACGGTTCCGCCAAGGGCGGTTTCGTGCTCGCCGTGCAGGAGCGAACGGGCATTCCGGTCAAGCTGCTGGGTCAGGGCGAGGGGATCGGCGATCTCACCGGTTTCACGCCGCACGTGTTCGTCGACGCCCTCGTCTCGTGA
- a CDS encoding ATP-binding cassette domain-containing protein, with protein sequence MTLHVEGLTVILPGAGKVLDDVDLHVGPGERLAIVGESGAGKSVLARTLLGLTQDDPRARVTADRFEIDGRDVRRLSRRAWRRMRGTAVSLVLQDALQSLDPLRTVEAEVGEALAIRGARRGDRRERVIRALEEAGLPGAEQRLRQRSEELSGGMRQRVLIASALVAGAPLLVADEPTTALDATVAARILGLLGDLPRRGRSLVLISHDLGVVSRVADRVAVLDAGRVVEQGATRDVLEHPRHPVTRALVDAIPRGAKEASDPDGGRVLLEAKDLTRRYRAPGGRTVTAVDGVGITVRAGRTVGVVGESGSGKTTLARLLIGAERPDRGEVTLGTPPPRIRLIPQDTLGSFDPRWTVARILRAAAGREGQRPEDLLRQVGLPPALLGRRPASLSGGQRQRVAIARALAGSPDLLVCDEPVSALDVTTQAGILELLLELQRTAGLGMVFISHDLAVVRRVSDRVMVMRDGRTVEAGPVEDVFSSPRHDFTRELIRAATPA encoded by the coding sequence ATGACACTGCACGTGGAAGGGCTCACGGTGATCCTGCCCGGGGCGGGAAAGGTGCTGGATGACGTCGACCTGCATGTCGGGCCGGGTGAGCGGCTGGCGATCGTGGGCGAGTCGGGGGCCGGCAAGTCCGTTCTCGCCCGGACGCTCCTGGGGCTGACCCAGGACGACCCCCGCGCACGTGTCACCGCCGACCGGTTCGAGATCGACGGTCGGGACGTCCGGCGTCTGTCCCGGCGCGCCTGGCGCCGGATGCGGGGCACCGCCGTCTCGCTCGTCCTCCAGGATGCCCTGCAGTCGCTCGACCCGCTCCGCACGGTGGAGGCGGAGGTGGGCGAGGCCCTCGCGATCCGCGGCGCGCGCCGCGGGGACCGACGGGAGCGCGTCATCCGCGCTCTCGAGGAGGCAGGGCTGCCCGGAGCCGAGCAACGGCTGCGGCAACGGTCGGAGGAGCTTTCCGGCGGGATGCGGCAACGTGTCCTGATCGCCTCGGCGCTGGTCGCGGGCGCACCGCTGCTGGTGGCGGACGAGCCCACGACCGCGCTCGACGCGACCGTGGCGGCCCGCATCCTGGGGCTGCTCGGTGACCTCCCCCGCCGGGGGCGTTCGCTCGTGCTCATCAGTCACGATCTCGGAGTCGTCTCCCGCGTCGCCGACCGCGTCGCGGTGCTCGACGCCGGCCGGGTCGTCGAGCAGGGAGCGACCCGTGATGTGCTCGAACACCCCCGCCACCCCGTCACCCGCGCACTGGTGGACGCGATACCGCGTGGCGCGAAGGAGGCGTCGGACCCCGACGGCGGACGCGTCCTCCTGGAGGCGAAGGATCTCACACGCCGATACCGCGCCCCGGGCGGGCGGACGGTCACCGCGGTGGACGGCGTCGGCATCACGGTCCGTGCAGGACGGACCGTCGGTGTGGTCGGCGAGTCCGGCTCCGGCAAGACGACACTCGCCCGGCTCCTGATCGGCGCGGAGCGCCCCGATCGGGGAGAGGTCACCCTCGGCACACCCCCGCCCCGCATCCGCCTCATCCCGCAGGACACGCTCGGCTCCTTCGACCCGCGGTGGACCGTCGCGCGGATCCTCCGGGCCGCCGCAGGCCGCGAGGGCCAGAGGCCCGAGGATCTGCTCCGCCAGGTCGGTCTCCCGCCGGCGTTGCTCGGCCGACGCCCGGCCTCGCTCTCCGGCGGTCAGCGTCAGCGCGTCGCGATCGCCCGAGCGCTGGCGGGCTCTCCGGATCTGCTCGTCTGCGACGAACCGGTGTCCGCTCTCGATGTCACCACTCAGGCCGGGATCCTGGAGCTCCTGTTGGAGCTCCAGCGCACCGCGGGGCTGGGGATGGTGTTCATCTCACACGATCTGGCCGTCGTGCGTCGCGTCAGCGATCGCGTCATGGTGATGCGGGACGGCAGGACGGTCGAAGCCGGTCCGGTCGAGGACGTCTTCTCATCGCCGAGGCATGACTTCACGCGCGAACTCATCCGCGCCGCCACCCCGGCCTGA
- the ffh gene encoding signal recognition particle protein, translating to MATFGTLSDRLTETFRNLRTKGKLTAADVDGTVREIRRALLDADVALPVVKEFTGKVRERALGDEVNRALNPAQQVVQIVNEELVAILGGEQRRLRFAKTPPTVIMLAGLQGSGKTTFAGKLARLLEKEGHTPLLIAADLQRPNAVNQLQVVAERAGAAVYAPEPGNGVGDPVKVARDGVEYAKRQLHDIVIIDTAGRLGVDEELMKQAADIRRATDPDEVLFVIDAMIGQDAVNTAKAFQEGVDFTGVVLSKLDGDARGGAALSVASVTGRPIIYASTGEGLEDLEPFHPDRMASRILDLGDILTLIEQAQQAFDETEAMKMAEKLATEQFTLEDFLEQLQQMKKMGSMKKMLGMLPGMGQMKQQLDGFDEREIDRTEAIIRSMTPGERRNPKILNGSRRLRIAKGSGMTVTDVNQLVQRFEQAAKMMKTVARGGVPNIPGMGSMGRPGASSKRGKQQKAKGSRSGNPAKRAAENAGAAAEAATPTGSGFGLGGAQKAPSAADLAELQKMLGKG from the coding sequence ATGGCGACTTTCGGCACTCTCTCCGACCGGCTCACCGAGACCTTCCGCAATCTGCGCACGAAGGGCAAGCTCACCGCGGCGGACGTGGACGGCACCGTCCGCGAGATCCGCCGCGCGCTGTTGGACGCGGATGTCGCCCTTCCGGTCGTGAAGGAGTTCACCGGCAAGGTCCGTGAGCGGGCGCTGGGCGACGAGGTCAACCGTGCACTCAACCCGGCCCAGCAGGTCGTGCAGATCGTCAACGAGGAGCTGGTGGCGATCCTCGGCGGGGAGCAGCGGCGTCTGCGGTTCGCGAAGACGCCCCCGACGGTGATCATGCTCGCGGGCCTCCAGGGATCCGGGAAGACGACGTTCGCCGGCAAGCTCGCCCGGCTGCTCGAGAAGGAGGGGCACACGCCCCTGCTCATCGCGGCGGACCTCCAGCGCCCGAACGCGGTCAACCAGCTCCAGGTCGTCGCCGAGCGCGCCGGCGCGGCCGTGTACGCCCCGGAGCCCGGCAACGGTGTCGGCGACCCGGTCAAGGTCGCGCGCGACGGCGTCGAGTACGCCAAGCGCCAGTTGCACGACATCGTCATCATCGACACGGCCGGACGGCTCGGCGTCGATGAGGAGCTCATGAAGCAGGCCGCCGACATCCGGCGCGCCACGGACCCCGACGAGGTCCTCTTCGTCATCGACGCGATGATCGGTCAGGACGCCGTGAACACCGCCAAGGCGTTCCAGGAGGGCGTCGACTTCACCGGAGTCGTGCTCTCCAAACTCGACGGCGACGCGCGCGGTGGTGCCGCGCTGTCGGTGGCATCCGTCACCGGCCGTCCCATCATCTACGCCTCCACCGGCGAGGGCCTGGAGGATCTCGAGCCCTTCCACCCGGACCGCATGGCCAGCCGCATCCTCGATCTCGGTGACATCCTCACCCTGATCGAGCAGGCGCAGCAGGCGTTCGACGAGACCGAAGCCATGAAGATGGCGGAGAAGCTCGCGACGGAGCAGTTCACGCTGGAGGACTTCCTCGAGCAGCTGCAGCAGATGAAGAAGATGGGCTCGATGAAGAAGATGCTCGGGATGCTCCCGGGCATGGGCCAGATGAAACAGCAGCTCGACGGTTTCGACGAGCGCGAGATCGACCGCACCGAGGCGATCATCCGTTCGATGACGCCGGGGGAGCGCCGCAACCCGAAGATCCTGAACGGATCCCGTCGCCTGCGCATCGCGAAGGGCTCCGGGATGACGGTCACCGACGTCAACCAGCTGGTCCAGCGCTTCGAGCAGGCGGCGAAGATGATGAAGACCGTCGCGCGCGGCGGCGTGCCCAACATCCCCGGCATGGGGTCGATGGGCCGTCCGGGCGCGTCCAGCAAGCGCGGCAAGCAGCAGAAGGCGAAGGGCTCGCGGTCGGGCAACCCCGCCAAGCGCGCGGCGGAGAACGCCGGTGCCGCCGCGGAGGCGGCCACCCCCACCGGGTCCGGCTTCGGGCTCGGCGGCGCACAGAAGGCGCCGAGTGCGGCGGACCTCGCCGAGCTGCAGAAGATGCTCGGCAAGGGCTGA
- the rpsP gene encoding 30S ribosomal protein S16 — protein MAVKIRLKRLGKIRAPYYRIVVADSRTKRDGRVIEEIGKYHPTENPSFIEVDSDRAQYWLGVGAQPTEQVRALLKLTGDWGRYKGDANAVSTVKVAEPKAPFEVDSAKKSVVKPKAEKKADAPAAEAPAEAAESTEA, from the coding sequence GTGGCTGTCAAGATCCGTCTCAAGCGTCTCGGCAAGATCCGTGCGCCGTACTACCGCATCGTCGTCGCCGACTCGCGCACCAAGCGCGATGGTCGTGTCATCGAGGAGATCGGCAAGTACCACCCCACCGAGAACCCGTCCTTCATCGAGGTCGACTCGGACCGTGCGCAGTACTGGCTCGGCGTCGGCGCACAGCCGACCGAGCAGGTCCGCGCGCTGCTCAAGCTCACCGGTGACTGGGGCCGCTACAAGGGCGACGCCAACGCCGTCAGCACCGTGAAGGTCGCTGAGCCCAAGGCTCCGTTCGAGGTCGACTCCGCCAAGAAGTCGGTCGTCAAGCCCAAGGCCGAGAAGAAGGCCGACGCCCCCGCAGCCGAGGCCCCGGCCGAGGCCGCTGAGAGCACCGAGGCGTAA
- a CDS encoding ABC transporter permease, which produces MTVLAPTVLAVRGTAARLGPTGLLAAVVLVLLLLAALWPGLLAPGAALAIAPADAFQPPSWGHPFGTDESGRDIYTRVVHGTAPSVGIGIAATAIGVGGGLVLGFAAGLGPRWLDAAIGRIIEVLFALPTLVMALLLVAVMGPGTGAAVLAIGAATAPGYARILRARVRGVARSDYVAYARWEGARPVSVFSRHIAPNALWPLVGVGTLGIGQAVVWVSALSFLGFGALPPSPEWGAMLNAGRVYISSAWWMTIFPGLAIVVTATALTVLGRRVGGTGRG; this is translated from the coding sequence GTGACCGTCCTCGCCCCGACCGTCCTCGCGGTGCGCGGCACGGCGGCACGGCTCGGGCCGACCGGTCTGCTCGCCGCCGTGGTCCTGGTCCTGCTCCTGCTGGCCGCCCTGTGGCCGGGGTTGCTCGCTCCGGGCGCGGCGCTCGCGATCGCTCCCGCCGACGCCTTCCAGCCGCCCTCCTGGGGGCATCCATTCGGCACCGACGAATCGGGGCGGGACATCTACACGCGCGTCGTCCACGGCACGGCCCCCTCGGTCGGGATCGGGATCGCCGCGACCGCCATCGGCGTCGGCGGCGGCCTGGTGCTGGGATTCGCGGCGGGCCTCGGGCCGCGATGGCTGGATGCGGCCATCGGCCGGATCATCGAGGTGCTCTTCGCCCTCCCGACTCTCGTCATGGCGCTGCTGCTGGTCGCCGTGATGGGTCCCGGCACGGGTGCCGCCGTGCTCGCGATCGGGGCGGCCACGGCCCCGGGGTACGCCCGCATCCTGCGGGCCCGCGTCCGAGGCGTCGCGCGCAGCGACTACGTCGCCTACGCCCGCTGGGAGGGCGCACGCCCCGTGTCCGTGTTCTCGAGACACATCGCCCCCAATGCCCTCTGGCCGCTCGTGGGGGTGGGCACCCTCGGTATCGGCCAGGCCGTGGTGTGGGTGAGTGCGCTCAGCTTCCTCGGGTTCGGAGCCCTCCCGCCCTCACCGGAGTGGGGGGCCATGCTCAACGCGGGACGCGTGTACATCTCCAGCGCGTGGTGGATGACGATCTTCCCGGGACTGGCGATCGTGGTGACGGCGACGGCCCTCACCGTGCTGGGGCGACGCGTCGGGGGAACGGGGCGAGGATGA
- a CDS encoding RNA-binding protein yields MLAAALEHVVKGIVDHPDAVRIVSSTSPRGDVLEVHVHPDDRGRVIGRGGRTAKSLRTVVSALADGSRVRVDVADD; encoded by the coding sequence GTGCTTGCCGCCGCGCTCGAGCACGTCGTCAAGGGGATCGTCGATCACCCTGACGCCGTGCGTATCGTCTCGTCCACGTCGCCCCGCGGCGACGTGCTCGAGGTGCACGTGCACCCCGATGACCGGGGTCGCGTGATCGGGCGCGGCGGCCGCACCGCCAAATCCCTGCGGACCGTGGTGAGTGCTCTCGCCGACGGGTCCCGCGTGCGCGTCGACGTCGCCGACGACTGA
- a CDS encoding DUF2004 domain-containing protein, whose translation MAIEHDFFGLLESGPDGSIFWSENVEFGDQTVTVDLTAPDQDDVSEAALDVAASLVSSLEQLDMVARNAMIAELDDRTSEVTEYILQQQATYGETLPGMLVDLSGDVHVDVIRSMQLTSLTILADEHGGADPFAVLEYALDADETDDVLLVNLDSDGGVQSVTSAD comes from the coding sequence ATGGCGATCGAACACGACTTCTTCGGGCTCCTGGAGTCCGGCCCCGATGGTTCGATCTTCTGGTCGGAGAACGTGGAGTTCGGCGACCAGACGGTGACGGTTGATCTGACCGCGCCGGATCAGGACGACGTCTCGGAGGCGGCCCTCGACGTGGCGGCGTCCCTGGTGTCGTCACTCGAACAGCTCGACATGGTCGCCCGGAACGCGATGATCGCCGAACTGGACGACCGCACCAGCGAGGTCACGGAGTACATCCTGCAGCAGCAGGCCACCTACGGTGAGACGCTGCCCGGGATGCTGGTGGACCTCTCCGGCGACGTGCACGTCGACGTGATCAGGTCGATGCAGCTGACGAGCCTGACGATCCTCGCCGACGAGCACGGCGGCGCGGACCCGTTCGCCGTGCTGGAGTACGCGCTCGACGCCGATGAGACCGACGACGTGCTCCTGGTCAACCTGGACTCCGACGGGGGCGTCCAGTCGGTCACCAGCGCGGACTGA
- a CDS encoding ABC transporter permease has translation MARIGSALLVVWVVTTVVFFALRASGDPLEAILGGPGSQAGEEAVARARETYGLDQPLIWQYLLLLGRVATMQLGDSYARRQSVVDLIAAQLPSTLLLATLALVLAWALALTGALIAQTARGPVARSFSVFLRGAEVVATVMPQFWLGAVLILVFAAGLGVLPATSSGADPAGLVLPVVTLAIPIAGFLAQVMRDSLAEADAAPFATTARSRGASETRVLLRHTLRHASLPVLALSGWAYGSLLSGAVVVETLFARPGLGRLLIDGAMQRDVPLVIGAVVVVALVYIVVLVVGDALELLVDPRLRRGRGVVSPPADVAVGS, from the coding sequence ATGGCCCGCATCGGTTCGGCCCTGCTCGTCGTCTGGGTCGTCACCACCGTGGTCTTCTTCGCACTGCGGGCGTCGGGCGACCCCCTGGAGGCGATCCTGGGGGGACCCGGTTCGCAGGCCGGTGAGGAGGCCGTCGCCCGGGCGCGGGAGACCTACGGGCTGGACCAGCCACTGATCTGGCAGTACCTGCTTCTCCTCGGTCGCGTCGCGACGATGCAACTGGGCGATTCGTACGCCCGCAGGCAGAGCGTGGTGGACCTCATCGCCGCCCAGCTGCCGTCGACCCTGCTGCTGGCGACCCTCGCGCTGGTGCTGGCGTGGGCGCTCGCCCTCACCGGCGCGCTCATCGCGCAGACGGCTCGTGGTCCTGTCGCGCGGTCCTTCTCCGTGTTCCTCCGGGGCGCCGAGGTGGTCGCCACCGTCATGCCGCAGTTCTGGCTCGGCGCCGTGCTCATCCTCGTGTTCGCGGCCGGCCTCGGCGTGCTCCCCGCCACCAGCAGCGGGGCGGACCCGGCGGGCCTCGTGCTGCCGGTCGTGACACTCGCCATCCCGATCGCGGGCTTCCTGGCGCAGGTCATGCGCGACTCCCTCGCCGAAGCGGACGCGGCGCCCTTCGCGACGACGGCGCGCTCGCGCGGCGCGTCCGAGACGCGGGTGCTCCTGCGGCACACGCTCCGCCACGCCAGCCTTCCGGTGCTGGCCCTCTCGGGATGGGCGTACGGCAGCCTGCTCAGCGGAGCGGTCGTGGTGGAGACGCTCTTCGCCCGGCCTGGTCTCGGCCGGCTGCTGATCGACGGCGCCATGCAACGCGACGTGCCCCTGGTGATCGGCGCGGTGGTGGTGGTCGCCCTGGTGTACATCGTGGTGCTCGTGGTCGGCGATGCCCTCGAGCTCCTGGTGGATCCGCGTCTCCGGCGCGGACGGGGCGTCGTCTCGCCCCCTGCGGACGTGGCGGTGGGATCGTGA
- a CDS encoding TetR/AcrR family transcriptional regulator encodes MSASARPGRPRASSRETIAEAASELFLEQGYDATSIADITRRAGVSRSSFFNYFAGKVDVLWTRFDERIRVAEDLLRTPEVTVRDALSALADGLVPDTLALAITNAEAMGVAAELARDRALRQARLQNAVAERLRAEGTSSLESEVRGAAYAAAVLAAVWAWADRTGDDTSLEGVLADALELAAR; translated from the coding sequence GTGTCCGCATCCGCCCGCCCCGGTCGTCCGCGCGCCTCCTCGCGTGAGACGATCGCCGAGGCCGCCAGCGAACTGTTCCTGGAGCAGGGTTACGACGCGACCTCCATCGCCGACATCACCCGTCGCGCCGGCGTCTCTCGTTCCAGCTTCTTCAACTACTTCGCCGGCAAGGTCGACGTGCTCTGGACCCGCTTCGACGAGCGGATCCGGGTGGCGGAGGACCTGCTCCGCACGCCGGAGGTGACGGTCCGCGACGCGCTGTCCGCCCTCGCGGACGGTCTCGTCCCGGACACGCTCGCCCTCGCGATCACGAACGCGGAGGCCATGGGGGTCGCCGCCGAGCTCGCCCGCGACCGGGCCCTCCGGCAGGCCCGCCTGCAGAACGCCGTGGCCGAACGCCTCCGTGCCGAAGGAACATCGTCCCTGGAGTCCGAGGTGCGGGGAGCGGCCTATGCCGCGGCGGTGCTGGCCGCCGTCTGGGCCTGGGCGGACAGGACGGGTGACGACACCTCGCTGGAGGGGGTTCTCGCCGACGCCCTCGAGCTCGCCGCGCGCTGA